The genomic interval GTCGATGTAGCCTTCGTTGAGCTGGCCGGTCTGGGTGACGTTGGCCTGGCTGCCAACTTGTGTGTCTTGCCAGACCTCCACCGAGTTGCCGGTACCGGTCTGGCTGAGGCCGATGGTGCCACCCTCGCCGTCGCGCTGGTCGCCGTAAGCCCAGTTTTCCTTGCCGTCCTGGTAGATCTGGATGTTGCCGTCGTTATGCGTCAGGTGCTCGGCGGCGGCGTAGTTGTCGGCGCCTGCCTGGATGATCATGCTCTGGTTGTTGCTGCCGCCGAAGGTCTGCTCGACGAAGGCTTCGTTGCGCTGGCCGGACTGCTGGGTGGTGGCCTGGCTGCCCAGTTGGCTGTCCTGCCACACGGTCGAGCGGTTTTCAGTGCCTTGCTGGGTCTGCAGCGACTGGTTGTTCTCGCCCAGCGACTGGCTGGCGAAGGCGTCGTTGTAGCTGCCCCCGGCCTGCTGGGTGATCTGGCTGCCATTCTCGAACAACTGCTCGGCGTAGCCTGCGTTGTACGAGCCGGTGGCACTTTGTTGGATATCGCTGGTGCTGTTGGCCTGCACCGCCAGGTGGTTGTGGCCCTTGCCGGTCTGCGACTGGGTGGCCGAGGCGAACGGCGCGAGGGTCTGGGTCACTTCGGCAATGTTTTCCTTGCCGTCTTGAGTTTGGGTCGAGGTGCTGTCGGCAGCCATGACCTGGCCTGCGAGGGCAAGGACGATAGCGGCACTGAGGGGAGCGAGCTTGAACATGGTGGTGCCTCCAGGTCTATCGGTATTGGGTGATCTGAACATGCTGGCCATTGCCGGCTTGGGTCACGGAGCTGTTGAGGCCCGTGCCGGACTGCACGATGTTGGCGCTGTTGTTGTTGCCGATCTGGTCGATGGCAGCGCTGTTGCTGCTGCCGCTCTGGCGGATCGACGCGCTGTTGCCATATCCCTGCTGGCTGATGCTGGCCATCAGGTCACTACCTTCTTGCAGGATGTACGCCTCTTGCGCGCCCCCGGCCTGGACGATGCGGCCCAGCAGGGCCTGGCCGTTCTGGTCGAGGGCGGCGCGGTTGCCCGTGCCTTGCTGCTCGATCACCGCTGCCTGGCCGGCGCCGACCGGTAACAGGCGGATGATCACGGGGTCGCCGAGGTCATTGCCGGCCGCAAGGTCGGCGTTGTCCATCAGGTCCTCGGCCCAGCTGGCCTGGCCCGCCAGGGCCAGGCAGAGCAACAGTGGATACAGGCATTTCATGGCGTTCTCCCGCCTTCTACTGCACGACGACGTTGACGGTGCGTGTGGTCCCTGGGCTGGTGGTGATGGTCGCCGTCGGCGCGGCGGTCGGGATCACCGTGGTGCTGTTGCTGACCGCCAGGCGCCAGCGCCCGGTGACCGGTACGGTAGTGGTGCCCAGGGTTTGCACGCCGGTGGTAGTGGTGACACGTACGGTCACAACGTTGCCGGTGGTCACCGACGAGGTGCCGCTGATGTCCCAGTTGTACCGGTTGTTGGAGCGTGCCGTGACCGTGGCTGCGGTGACCGCGAAGGTCTCGGCGGCTGGGCGTGGCGACACGTTGACCGTGACAGTACCGGCGTTGGACAGCGCCCCCAGCGAGTCACGAACCTGGTAGGTGAAGGTGGTGGTAAAGGCCGCCGTCACCGTGGCCGGTGGGGTGTAGGTCACCGTCGTGCCATCGGTGCTGACGGTGCCTCGGCCGGCAGCGGGTTGTGTGACGGCGGCAACGGTCAACGGCAGGTTGCCTTCCGGGTCTGTGTCGTTGGCCAGCACGTTGATGGTCAGCGGCACGCCCAGGGTGGCGACCGTTTCCGGGTTGGCCGTCGGCGCTTGGTTGGGGGCTACGTTGATGGTCACCGTGGCCGGTTCCGACTTCAGGCCTTTGGCATCCACCGCCCGGTAGTTGAAGGTGGCCACCAGCGGTTGCGTGGCACCGGCGGGTGGGGTGTAGGTGACCGAGGTGGTGCCGTTGAGCACGACGCCGCCAAGGCCGGTACCGGGTTGGGTCAGGTCGCTGATGGCCAGCGGTACGTTGCCGTCCGGGTCGCTGTCGTTCAGCAGCAGGTTGAGGGTCAGCGGGATGCCGACACTGGTGCTGCCGACATCGGCCTGAGCCAGCGGCGGTTGGTTGGCGGCCTCGACCGGCGCATTGCCGACCACGATCACCGGTTCCACATCGCTGCCGCCATGGGCCGACTTGACGGTGACAGTGGCCGGCGGCTGTGCCAGGTCATTCACGGTCAGGCTTTGCAACGTGCCCGATTTGGACATCCGGCCATAGCCTTGGGCGAGCATGTCGGGGATGGCCACTTCGTCGCTGGAGCGGGCCTCGATGAACAGGCGCTTGTTGGCCCAGTCGTAGCGTGCGGTGCTGACCTTGACCACGTCAGTCAGCTTGCTCGACAGTGCGGTCGGCTGGGTGCCGGCAGTGCTGTTGCTGGCAGTCACCACCACCACGGCGGGCGGCACGGCCTGGCCGAACTGCTGGCTGAAGAACAGCCCGTTGTTGTCTGTCAGCAGGTTGAACTGGCAAGACGAAGGCGGCGTGCCGATCAGTGCCAGGCCATTGCGCATGCACAGACTAGCGTCATGCGGCGCCTTGGCGAACACCTCCACACGGGTGCCGGAGCCGTTGCGCGAGTAGGTGGCGCGCTCCAGGGTCACCGGCGTTTGCGCACGTTGGTCGAGCACCTTGCCAGACACCGTGAACAGCGACGTTTCGATGCGCCCGGGCGGGCCGTCAATACGGATGAAGTTGGTGTTGAACGGGCTGCCGATCACGGTCTCGGGCCTGTTCGGGTCACCAATGAAGGTGTCGGTGGCGCCGGTGTCTGGGTTGACCTCCAGGTACGGCCCGCCAGCGCCTCTTAGCCATGGGCCCAGCGCGCCGTTGAGCGCACCGGTGAAGTTACCAGGGGCACCGATGCCGATGTCACGGGTGATGTTGATCGCGCGCCGGCCAGGGGTGGTGACGTTGACCGTCTCGACACCGTAGGGGTGGGTAATGGTGTAGACACCGGCCCGGGGTACCGAGACGCGGATGCGGATGCGGGCAAAGCTCTGCTGGTCGCCATCCACCGGGTTTTCAGCAGCAAAGGCGGCCTCAAGGCCGGCGACATAGGCGTCCAGCTCATAACCGCTGTTGCCCACTGCCGGGATGGTGGCTTCGGCCAGGAACCAGAACATCTCGGGTGGCCAGTTGTCGGGGAACACCAGGGGTAAGGCGTCGTCGTAGATGCCCGGCTCCGGCAACAAGGTACACATGTAGGACGGTGCACCCGGCGCGCCGGCAACCCGCGAACTGGTGGCGCGTGACTGGCACAGCTCAAGCGACAGGTCGTTGCCGTCCTTGTACCACATCGGGTAGCCGCCGGTGGCGAAGGTGTAGGGCCCGGGGTCGACATCGGACAGCGCGGCGAAGGCAGCGCTGGTGACAGTGAGGGAGAAACCGGCGGCGAACAGCGCACGGCGTGGCCAAGTGTTCATGCTGCCTCCTTGAGGGCTGAGCCTTTGTCTGTTCATGGCACCAGCACCACGTCTTCGCTGTCGCTACCGCCATTGGCGCTGGTGACTTGCACTTTGGCCGGTGGGATGGGCGAAAGGGATGTGCTCAATGTCTTCACCGCGCCGTTACCACTGAGGTTGCCCAGCAACGTGCCGTTGCCGGTGTGGGCGGTGAGGGCGGGCGGGCTGGTTTCGTCACTGGTGCTGGCGACCAGCGTCAGTTGCCCGGTGGACAGGTGGTATTCAGCCTGAGTGATGGTCACCAGGTCGGTCAGTGGCAGGTTGGCCGTGGTCAGGCTGCTGGTCGGGATGGCCACGCTGTTGTCGGCGGTCAGTACCAGCGTGGTGGGCACATTCGGGTTGAGTACCGACTGGGCGTACCAGGCACCGGTGCCGTTGGCTTCGGTCAGGTTCAGGTTTGGCGTCTGGCTGGTCAGGGTGACGGCGGCCGGTGGCGGCGGGGCCATGACGAAGACATCTTGCTGGGCGTGCAGGTCGCCATTCTCGGTGCGCCGCGAGTAGGTGGTGCGCTGCGGCATCAGCGGCGTGGGCAGGGCAACATCGGAAAGCTTGCCCGAGATCGAGAACAGCTCGGTCCGCAGGTCGATGCCCCCCGGGCCTTCGATGCGCACGAAGTTGGTGTTGAACGGGCTGCCGGTCACACGCTCATCCAGGTTCGGGTCGCCGATGAAGCGCTCGCTGCCTTCGGTGTAGGGGCCATTGACGCTGCGCAGGAACGGCCCGACATCGCCTTTGAGCGCGCCGCTGAAGTCGCCAGCGCCAGCGATGCCAATGTCGCGGGTCATGTTGATCGCTCGGCGTCCACCGGCGGGTACGTCAAAGACTTCGACCCCGTAAGGGTGGGTGATCACGTAGGTGCCTGCAGTCGGCACATCGACGCGAATACGCACCCGGGCGAAGCTGACCTGGTCGCCTTCGACCGGCTCTTCGGCGGCAAATGCTGCCTCGATGGCCGTGCCGTAGCTCAGGTCGATGCCCCGTGCAGCGTCGACGATGGCGGCGTCGGCGGTGAACCAGAAGGCTTCGTCAGGGAAGTTGGTGGGGAAGGCGATGGGTTGGGTGTCGTCGAACACGCCGGGAGTGGGTAGCAGTGTGCACATGTACGCCGGCGCGCCGGGAGCACCGGCGACCCTTGAACTCACCGCCTTGGTCAAGCACAGGTCGAGGGTGCGACCATGACTGTCCTGGTACCAGCCTGCAAAGTTGCCATTGGCAAGGTTGTAGGGGCCGGGGTCGACAGCGTTCAATGCAGCCTGTGCCGGGATCTGGAGCATGCCGGCGAAAATCGCCACTGCCAGCGGGTGGGGTATCGGTCGGAGCATGAGTCAATTCCTCCTGCAAACGGGCCCATGGACTTGGGGCGTCTGGGAGGAGATCGGCAATAGCCGTGCCAAACCGAAATAAATGACTCGCAGGCCTCACACAACGGGGGATACGGCCGTTGCGTGGGTTTCTTTTACGGTGATTGCCAATGGGCCCGGTACCCCCAGCATTGGGGAATTGGGTCGGTGGTTGCGACCCACTCGTTTGCCTGTTCAGCCCGCTTTTATGTCGGTGTTTTTGACGATTTGGAGGTGCGTGGTTTCCGTGGTTTTTTCTCGGGACGCTTGCCGGGCTTGAGCTGCCAACGGTCGGCATTGGCGAGTAGGCGTTCCTGGATGTCGGGCGGGTAGTCACTCAAGGTGGTGGGTGGAGGTACTGGTTTGCCGGGCAAGCCGGCCTCGCGAATCACCTTCGGCCAGCGTGGTCGCCAGCACAGCAGCAGGCTGAACCAGTGCGCGGTGCCGACAATGACGAAAGCGGGCCAGACCATGAGCAGGGCGAGTTTGAACAGCCAGCTGCTTTTGCGGAAGAAGCGGCCGAGGCCTTCGAATTGGGCGCTGAATGCCTGGATGGGCGAGGGCAGTTGGGTGCTCAGACGGGGGCGGGGGACGGCGTGAGGGCCTTCTTCCATGTAGCGGCGGATGAACTCCCATTCGTCGCGGAGCTCGCTGCCGCCTTGGCCTTGCTTGCCGAGCAGGGCCATTTCCATGTGGGGGAGGCCGGTAAGGCTGGGGTGCCAGACCAGACCTAGTCTCATGCCCACGCTTAGTGAGTCGTCCTTTGGATACAGGCCTGTGCTTCCGGTTGTTCTCCAGGGGAAAGTTACGATGCCGCCGCAATAACTTGGTCGATGGAGGTGGACCTGTTGGGTTTTTCGATTGAAGCGAATGAGTAAGTGACGGCTGGTCAGCATCTCCAAACGTGTAAGTTGTAAACCGTACTTAAGATAAAAATAGATAATCGCGCAATCCATGCTTGTCATAAGCAGTATTAGTATGACGTCGATGAGCGAGATTTCATAAGGAGATAGTATGTCTAGATAGATTGAGTAAAGCGTTGTTATAGCTCCGGTATAGAGTATCGGAATTAAACTCCCTAAGGTCATGAGGGTGATTAATCCTCGCTTCTCTTCAGTGGCCCCGCAACGCATTTCCAGATAGGTTTCATTGAGTGCGAATATGGGGCCCCTTGTGCGGGGTGCTTCGCTGACGGAGCGGAAATGAACGTCCTCTTCTAAGTCTCCTTCATAAAAATCCTCGTCGGCACGTTTATCCGATGAGCTTCTTTCGCTGTCGAATTTGTTACGCGCGACCTCTGATTCTGTGGCCATTCGCCATAGGCCGCACTCCACAATATACATTACAGGGCCTCGCTGATTAAGCGGGGGCGTTGAGCGGGGTTTCCACCTAACGCAGGGCGGTAGCTGCATGTGGTTCGCCTGCGCTGGTCGAGCGTGTCGGTCATGGATGACATCAGACGAACGCCTTCGGCTTTTTGGGCGTACGCGGTTTGCGTGGTTTCTTCTCGGGACGCTTGCCGGGTTTGAGCTGCCAACGGTCGGCATTGGCAAGCAAGCGCTCCTGTATGTCTGGCGGGTAGTCACTCAAGGTGGTGGGTGATGGCACTGGCTTGCCGGGCAAACCGGCCTCGCGGATCACCTTCGGCCAGCGTGGTCGCCAGCACAGCAGCAGGCTGAACCAGTGCGCGGTGCCGACGATGACGAAAGCGGGCCAGACCATGAGCAGGGCGAGTTTGAACAGCCAGCTGCTTTTGCGGAAGAAACGGCCGAGGCCTTCGAATTGGGCGCTGAATGCCTGGATGGGCGAGGGTAATTGGGTACTCAAACGGGGGCGGGGGACAGCGTGTGGGCCTTCTTCCATGTAGCGGCGGATGAATTCCCATTCGTCACGGAGTTCGCTGCCGCCTTGGCCTTGCTTGCCAACGAAGGCCATTTCCATGTGGGGGAGGCCGGTACGGCTGGGGTGCCAGACCAGGCCTAGTCTCATGCCTACGCTGAGTGAGTCGTCCTCAGGGTAGATGCCTGTGCTTCCGGTTGTTTTCCAAGGGAACGTTACGATGCCGCCGCAATAACTTGGCCGATGGAGGTGGACTTGCTGGGTTTTTCGATTGAAGCGAATAAGCAAATGGCGACTGGTCAACATTTCCAGTCTGGTTAGACGAACGCCATACTTCGAATATAAGTAAATGATGGTCGCAGAAGCGGATAACATTATAAGGGTGGTGAGTATCGTAATTGGGGAGCGGGTTTCATGGTCGGTTATGTCTAACCATATGAAACCAATGGTGATGGTTATTGAGATAAGGGCGGCCGGAGCTATCCCGCCGAGAGTTGCGAGCGTAATGAGGCCGCGCTTTTCTTCAGATCCTCCACAGCGCATTTCTAGAAATATTTCGTTAAAAGCAAAAACCGGACCTCTTGCATAAGGCCTTTCGCTGACAGTTTGGAAATGAATCTCTTCCTCCAGGTCGCTCTGATAGAAATCTCGATTAGCGCGCTTCTCTGCTGACGTCATTTCTAGTTCAAGCGATTTGCGTGCCGACTCTGATTGGGTTGCCATCCGCCAGAATCCCCATTCGATCAAATACAATTTAAGACCTCGCTGAAAACCGAATTTAGGTCGTCCAAAAAATCCTATTGTTCCGGAGCAGTTGGCGACGGGGGCTGTTGCGTAGCGCGGAGCGGTAGCCGGTTGTGACGGCTGCAAAGGTCTAGCGTTTCGGTGATAGTTGACATCAATCGAACACCTTTGGGTTTTTGGGCGTACGCGGTTTGCGTGGTTTCTTCTCGGGGCGCTTGCCGGGCTTGAGTTGCCAACGGTCGGCATTGGCGAGTAGGCGTTCCTGGATGTCGGGCGGGTAGTCACTCAAGGTGGTGGGTGGAGGCACTGGTTTGCCGGGCAAGCCAGCCTCGCGGATCACCTTTGGCCAGCGCGGTCGCCAGCACAGCAGCAGGCTGAACCAGTGCGCGGTGCCGACAATGACGAAAGCGGGCCAGACCATGAGCAGGGCGAGTTTGAACAGCCAGCTGCTTTTGCGGAAGAAACGGCCGAGGCCTTCGAATTGGGCGCTGAATGCCTGGATGGGCGAGGGTAACTGGGTGCTAAGACGGGGGCGGGGGACGGCGTGAGGGCCTTCTTCCATGTAGCGGCGGATGAACTCCCATTCGTCGCGGAGCTCGCTGCCGCCTTGGCCTTGCTTGCCGACGAAGGCCATTTCCATGTGGGGGAGGCCGGTATGGCTGGGGTGCCATATCAGGCCTAGTCTCACGCCTACGCTGAGTGAGTCGTCCTCTGGATACAGGCCTGTGCTTCCGGTTGTTCTCCAGGGGAAAGTTACGATGCCGCCGCAATAACTTGGTCGATGGAGGTGGACCTGTTGGGTTCTTCGATTGAAGCGAATGAGTAGGTGGCGGCTGGTCAGCATCTCCAAGCGAGTGATTTTTAACCCATATTTTGAGTATAGATACAGTGCGGTGCCAGCGACTAGCATCATGATAAGGGTGAGTGCCAAAGTTATAAATGAGCGTGAAGCTGGAACCGTTATATCAACCCAAAGGAAATTTAATGCGGTGATTGTCGTGACTGCTATGACTGGCATAACTCCGACGAGCATCGCAAGTGTAAGGAGTCCACGTTTCTCTTCTGAGCCACCGCAGCGCATCTCCATAAAAACATCGTTGAAGGCGAACACGGGGCCGCGCGTATGCGGTTTTTCGCTGACCGACCGGAAATGGATATCTTCTGCCAGATCCCCCTCGTAGAAGTCTTTAGCTGATCGCTTCTCTGAAGGTGTCATCTGTGCTTCGGAGGCTTTTCGCGTGGCTTCTGACTCGATTGCCATCTGCCAAAATCCCCATTCGATCAAGTACATTACAAAACCTCACTAAACGCGGAATATAGAGCGTTCAATTCATCTTCTTCCTTATAAACACTGGCGCTATTCCCGATGTGGAAACAACAGCGTTTGCACCATTTCTCCAGTGCGTCATCTTCAAGAATGTAAATTATGAGCGTTAGGGCGAGGCCTATCCAAAAGGCTCCCAGTACTAATCGAGCGAGCAGCAGACGAGCAGCTTGCGTGCCGAGAGTGTTTGCGATCCCTGCCATGGATCGGCTAAGCAGCTTTACTATTTTATTAGAGCTTGAGTTTGCCAAATGATCGAATAGTGGCTTCGCAATCGCGACGGCCGTTCCAAATTCTGCCAATGATAATGTAATAGTTGCCGCTCCTCGTAGAATGTATGCAGCGGCCAGCATCCTCGATTTCTTCCACTCTTGCTTCGTAGTCGGTTTGCTTTCTAGTTGCTTGTACCAGTCTACAAAATCCCACCACGCCAGCACCCCCGCCCATACCCGCCAAACTCCCCCAAAGTTTCAACCTCCCCAAGCTCGCCGCCGCCCTCTCCCAGTCACACTATTCGCGCCATACCGCGTCACCACCTGGTCCACATAACTGGCGCCAATCTCGAAGCCCGCCGCCGCCGTAGTCATCGCGGCAGCCAAGAGTTCGGTTTTCACCCGTGCATCACTGTCAGGCAGCTCGCGTGCCTTGAAGGCCATCAGCATGCCTTCGAGCAAACACACCAGGCCTGCAGCACGCACCTTGTAGAAGTCGCTGTTGTTGGCCTGCATCAGGCCTTCAGCCCAGGCCTGGTCCAGATAGCGTGCAACCTGGGCACCACTGCGCTGTGGGTTCAAGGGCTGCCCACTACGAGCCGCTTCGCCCAGACGTATGTCGACAGCCGTTTCATGTACCGAGGCGAACAATGTCAGGCGCAGGCCATGGTGCAGCGCGCGGTCCACACTGCTGGGTGCCCCGGTACGCAGCACTTGGCGCCCCAGCGCGACGTACCAGGCATACAAGCCGATGCTGGCGGTGCTGTTTCTGCTTTGTAGCTCCTCGTACAGCGTGTTGATGCGCCCGAAGGCATTCGCCGCGATGTGCGCCTGCCGGGCGAGCGACTCACGCAACGTGAAAGACGTCTCTGAGGCCGGCTCGGCCTTGGCCGCTTCCAGAAGCGCGGCAAGCGCTTCGCGGATGTCATTCTGGTTGTAGCTGATGCCGCGCATTGCCAGATTGCCCCGATGCGCCACATCGCTGCGCCACCAGTGGTCCAGTACCGTCGCGCCCCACTCGCTGAGCTCCATGCCGATTACGCACTGGCCGGTTTGCTCGGCAAAGGCCAAGCCATTGATCAGGTCGGCATTGTCGTAACGGTCCAGGGCCTGCAGCAGGCGTTCGCTGAGGAGCCATCGGGTATGGTCCTTGGCGCGGTCTTCTGCAGCTTGCTGGGCTTGTTGCATCGCTTGCTCGAAGCCTGCGAGCTGATCGTGCATGGCTTGGCGGTCGACCAGATGGCCGTATTTCTGGTCGAACTTATTGCTGAATTCGCCAGCATCCTGGCGGGCCTGAACCTTGGCCCGGACTTCGCGTTCGTACTGCGCCAGATGAGGTTTCATCCGGGCGTCATGTGCATCGGCCTGCTGGCGAGCGTGGTCGGTGAACCCATAGAAGTCCACAGGCGTCACCGGCTGCTTGCGCACGGCCTCGGCCATGACCTCACGCTTGACGATGCGCTCGGCCATCATCTGCGGGTAGAGCTTCTCGATCTCCAGAAACGACTGCGCAACAAGTAGTTTGCGCTCATTGTCCACGCCGGGCTCCACAACGCGCTGCAGCCAGTGGGTCTTCACCTCTTCGACGGCTGCGTTGCGCCAGGCATTGAGCTCTTGGGTAATGCCGAGGGCATCCTCGATCACGATAGCGGCGCCGCGCGGCTTGGTTTGATTCATGGGCGGCGCCAGGGCTTGCCGTGAAGCGTGCGGGGACACGATCTGAGCGTTGTTGAATGGCTGCTGGTCGAGCAGGGCCTGCAGGTCTGCGTCGTCCTGGGCCTTGAAGTCGGCTACCCAGTTCAGTTGGTCGTGCTTGAGCACGTGGGGCTGTGGCGGCGCGTCAGAGGGTTGAATGAACCCTGCGATATCGATCGCGGGCAGGCTGCTGCGGTACTCGTCTTCGAGCAGGCGGTAGTTGTCGAGCATGCGCGGCGTGAGCGGGGAGGGGCTGAACAACGGGCGCAGCTCCTGGATGTCGTCCAGGTCGTAGAGCGTGATGGTCCAGCCGAAGGCGCGGACGATGTCCTCCAGGTTGCCTGCGCTAGGGGCAGGCTCCCAAGGGGCGTCGGCGCTGATGTACAACAGTGAGCCATTCGGCGCCACGCGGTACTGGCTGTGCCATTCGTGCGCCGGTGCGCTGTGGCGTTTGATCAGCAGGTAAAGAAAGCCTTCGCGCAGCGGGCGGATGGCGTAGCTGGAGTGGGTCAGTGCAGCCACCTCCTGAAAGGGGCTGAGGTAGCCCGGCAACTTGGGCAACCGGGCGCGTTGTGCCGGGTTGCCGCCAACGGCGGCATAGCGCAAGGGCAGCAGTTCGAAGCGGCGGGTGCAGTCGGCGACGGGGCTGTTGCGTAGCGCGGGGCGGTAGCCGGTTGTGATACGTCTGCACAGGTCGAGCGTGTCGGTGAGCGAATCCATGGGCGTGTGTTTTAGTCCTTTGTGCGCAGGCGTCGCTGCACGTTGTCGATAAGGGCGGTGTGCTGTTCGCGGGTGGCGACGATTGCCTCCTGCCAGGCCGGTGAGGTGTTGAGCTGATCACCGTCGCGAGCCATCATCAGTACATAGGTGATGAGATCCTCCTCACGGGCCAGGCCTTGCTCGCGTGCCTGGTTGAGGTAATGCTGGATCAGGCCGACGCGCGTGCCGTGGCAGGCACCCGCCAAGGCTGGGCAGTGCTGACCGTCCTTCAGTACATCGGCAAGTTGGTAGCTCAGCGGGTCGCCGGCCAATGCTGCCCAGC from Pseudomonas kermanshahensis carries:
- a CDS encoding curlin — translated: MFKLAPLSAAIVLALAGQVMAADSTSTQTQDGKENIAEVTQTLAPFASATQSQTGKGHNHLAVQANSTSDIQQSATGSYNAGYAEQLFENGSQITQQAGGSYNDAFASQSLGENNQSLQTQQGTENRSTVWQDSQLGSQATTQQSGQRNEAFVEQTFGGSNNQSMIIQAGADNYAAAEHLTHNDGNIQIYQDGKENWAYGDQRDGEGGTIGLSQTGTGNSVEVWQDTQVGSQANVTQTGQLNEGYIDQSFGDANKATLTQKGKANASWSDQFESNNSTTTISQTGNNNLHYTYQNGENLNLTVTTQGNGNKITASNWKGDKMGGQFGVNQTAVINQYGNGNGVNLTQNGDNHLATLNQTGNNNAMQTKQADSNNELFFEQNGTDNILVADQRGTDNYAFGRSEGTGNVINLDQSGYSNQSYTNQLYGSGNEATIKQADSINVAYVTQGGQGNKAFVDQSGMAQTATISQLGSANMATVTQK
- a CDS encoding curlin, coding for MKCLYPLLLCLALAGQASWAEDLMDNADLAAGNDLGDPVIIRLLPVGAGQAAVIEQQGTGNRAALDQNGQALLGRIVQAGGAQEAYILQEGSDLMASISQQGYGNSASIRQSGSSNSAAIDQIGNNNSANIVQSGTGLNSSVTQAGNGQHVQITQYR
- a CDS encoding Ig-like domain-containing protein — its product is MNTWPRRALFAAGFSLTVTSAAFAALSDVDPGPYTFATGGYPMWYKDGNDLSLELCQSRATSSRVAGAPGAPSYMCTLLPEPGIYDDALPLVFPDNWPPEMFWFLAEATIPAVGNSGYELDAYVAGLEAAFAAENPVDGDQQSFARIRIRVSVPRAGVYTITHPYGVETVNVTTPGRRAINITRDIGIGAPGNFTGALNGALGPWLRGAGGPYLEVNPDTGATDTFIGDPNRPETVIGSPFNTNFIRIDGPPGRIETSLFTVSGKVLDQRAQTPVTLERATYSRNGSGTRVEVFAKAPHDASLCMRNGLALIGTPPSSCQFNLLTDNNGLFFSQQFGQAVPPAVVVVTASNSTAGTQPTALSSKLTDVVKVSTARYDWANKRLFIEARSSDEVAIPDMLAQGYGRMSKSGTLQSLTVNDLAQPPATVTVKSAHGGSDVEPVIVVGNAPVEAANQPPLAQADVGSTSVGIPLTLNLLLNDSDPDGNVPLAISDLTQPGTGLGGVVLNGTTSVTYTPPAGATQPLVATFNYRAVDAKGLKSEPATVTINVAPNQAPTANPETVATLGVPLTINVLANDTDPEGNLPLTVAAVTQPAAGRGTVSTDGTTVTYTPPATVTAAFTTTFTYQVRDSLGALSNAGTVTVNVSPRPAAETFAVTAATVTARSNNRYNWDISGTSSVTTGNVVTVRVTTTTGVQTLGTTTVPVTGRWRLAVSNSTTVIPTAAPTATITTSPGTTRTVNVVVQ
- a CDS encoding DUF6708 domain-containing protein codes for the protein MYIVECGLWRMATESEVARNKFDSERSSSDKRADEDFYEGDLEEDVHFRSVSEAPRTRGPIFALNETYLEMRCGATEEKRGLITLMTLGSLIPILYTGAITTLYSIYLDILSPYEISLIDVILILLMTSMDCAIIYFYLKYGLQLTRLEMLTSRHLLIRFNRKTQQVHLHRPSYCGGIVTFPWRTTGSTGLYPKDDSLSVGMRLGLVWHPSLTGLPHMEMALLGKQGQGGSELRDEWEFIRRYMEEGPHAVPRPRLSTQLPSPIQAFSAQFEGLGRFFRKSSWLFKLALLMVWPAFVIVGTAHWFSLLLCWRPRWPKVIREAGLPGKPVPPPTTLSDYPPDIQERLLANADRWQLKPGKRPEKKPRKPRTSKSSKTPT
- a CDS encoding DUF6708 domain-containing protein; protein product: MYLIEWGFWRMATQSESARKSLELEMTSAEKRANRDFYQSDLEEEIHFQTVSERPYARGPVFAFNEIFLEMRCGGSEEKRGLITLATLGGIAPAALISITITIGFIWLDITDHETRSPITILTTLIMLSASATIIYLYSKYGVRLTRLEMLTSRHLLIRFNRKTQQVHLHRPSYCGGIVTFPWKTTGSTGIYPEDDSLSVGMRLGLVWHPSRTGLPHMEMAFVGKQGQGGSELRDEWEFIRRYMEEGPHAVPRPRLSTQLPSPIQAFSAQFEGLGRFFRKSSWLFKLALLMVWPAFVIVGTAHWFSLLLCWRPRWPKVIREAGLPGKPVPSPTTLSDYPPDIQERLLANADRWQLKPGKRPEKKPRKPRTPKKPKAFV
- a CDS encoding DUF6708 domain-containing protein, yielding MYLIEWGFWQMAIESEATRKASEAQMTPSEKRSAKDFYEGDLAEDIHFRSVSEKPHTRGPVFAFNDVFMEMRCGGSEEKRGLLTLAMLVGVMPVIAVTTITALNFLWVDITVPASRSFITLALTLIMMLVAGTALYLYSKYGLKITRLEMLTSRHLLIRFNRRTQQVHLHRPSYCGGIVTFPWRTTGSTGLYPEDDSLSVGVRLGLIWHPSHTGLPHMEMAFVGKQGQGGSELRDEWEFIRRYMEEGPHAVPRPRLSTQLPSPIQAFSAQFEGLGRFFRKSSWLFKLALLMVWPAFVIVGTAHWFSLLLCWRPRWPKVIREAGLPGKPVPPPTTLSDYPPDIQERLLANADRWQLKPGKRPEKKPRKPRTPKNPKVFD